One region of Roseicitreum antarcticum genomic DNA includes:
- a CDS encoding YcbK family protein, producing MSDPIRTFRHFRDVPDTLWRWSNFSPAEIACRGTSQLKLHPEALDKLQALRDRLGKPLNIRSAYRSPQHNRAVGGAPRSKHMEGTAFDIVMSNHDPATFEAAARAVGFLGFGFYPRSGFIHVDLGPARTWGERFPARATAFAIETPTVREVLAQSRTLKGTGAAGVATLGAAGVEVAQEVLAEAQGAILPLVPYLDTLRWVFVALALAGIAVAVWARVDDWRKGRR from the coding sequence ATGTCTGACCCCATCCGTACCTTCCGTCATTTCCGCGACGTACCCGATACCCTCTGGCGCTGGTCGAACTTCTCGCCCGCCGAGATCGCGTGTCGCGGCACCAGCCAACTCAAGCTGCACCCCGAAGCGCTCGACAAGCTGCAGGCACTGCGTGACCGGCTGGGCAAGCCGCTAAACATCCGCTCGGCCTACCGCTCGCCTCAGCACAACCGCGCCGTCGGCGGCGCTCCGCGCTCCAAACACATGGAGGGCACGGCCTTTGACATCGTCATGTCAAACCATGATCCGGCGACGTTCGAGGCCGCCGCCCGCGCAGTTGGCTTCCTTGGGTTCGGCTTCTACCCGCGCTCAGGCTTCATCCATGTTGATCTGGGCCCCGCGCGTACGTGGGGTGAACGGTTCCCCGCACGGGCTACCGCCTTCGCCATCGAGACGCCCACTGTCCGCGAGGTTCTGGCGCAAAGCCGGACGCTGAAAGGGACCGGGGCCGCAGGTGTCGCAACGCTCGGTGCGGCCGGGGTTGAAGTGGCGCAAGAGGTCCTGGCTGAAGCGCAGGGCGCTATCTTGCCACTGGTGCCCTATCTCGACACCCTGCGCTGGGTGTTCGTCGCGCTGGCGCTGGCCGGGATTGCCGTCGCCGTCTGGGCGCGCGTCGATGACTGGCGCAAGGGGCGGCGCTGA
- a CDS encoding recombinase family protein, whose protein sequence is MRVATYARYSSEMQSAASIEDQQRLCHRLADTHGWVVVHDYADAAISGASRERPGYQRLLTDARLGLFDVVVAESLDRISRDQEDTSYFYKQLQYRGIRIVTSSQGEISEMHIGFSGAVSAVFLRDLAAKVHRGLEGRVRKGKSAGVNAV, encoded by the coding sequence TTGCGTGTCGCAACCTACGCACGATATTCAAGCGAGATGCAGTCCGCCGCATCGATCGAAGACCAGCAGCGCCTCTGCCACCGCCTAGCTGATACGCACGGTTGGGTCGTGGTCCATGATTACGCCGATGCGGCGATTTCCGGCGCATCGCGGGAACGCCCGGGCTACCAGCGCCTGCTGACTGACGCGCGCCTTGGCCTTTTCGATGTTGTTGTCGCAGAAAGCCTCGACCGCATCAGCCGCGATCAGGAAGATACCTCGTATTTCTACAAACAATTGCAGTATCGCGGCATCCGGATCGTCACCAGTTCGCAAGGCGAGATCAGCGAGATGCATATCGGGTTCAGCGGTGCTGTCTCAGCTGTCTTTCTCAGAGACCTCGCGGCCAAGGTCCATCGTGGCCTTGAAGGCCGCGTCCGCAAAGGCAAATCGGCCGGTGTCAACGCCGTTTGA
- a CDS encoding SPRY domain-containing protein has product MSLLMMRAAILAQGGAVDVPPPPDGIGDVWALDATRRPAGYTLSDDNQTAINTSGGNNYLRWVPTERAILPSDARRYWEVICAASGSTSFDGYMGVISAAQREEYNAGLNPITRGSIGWRGNGTIWSSDETTGVQRVTGLPGYGAGDTLMFVFDPAGARLWIGKNGIWITDPISDPPVWSAGASPAFYPHVQGRGAGDGGTLRSLPAQFSYPTPPGVPPLGMLDPDLRIFQSHAFLEIGWDRGLSVAELELWRDLGGATNLTLGDAALYIEMEIP; this is encoded by the coding sequence ATGAGCCTCCTGATGATGCGTGCGGCCATCCTCGCGCAAGGCGGGGCGGTCGATGTACCTCCACCCCCCGATGGGATCGGCGACGTCTGGGCGCTTGACGCAACACGCCGCCCTGCAGGCTATACGCTTTCCGATGACAATCAGACCGCCATCAACACATCGGGCGGCAACAACTACCTGCGCTGGGTGCCAACCGAACGCGCGATCCTGCCCTCCGATGCGCGACGCTATTGGGAGGTTATTTGCGCCGCCAGCGGATCGACGAGCTTCGATGGCTACATGGGCGTGATCTCCGCCGCGCAGCGCGAGGAATACAACGCGGGCCTCAATCCCATCACCCGCGGCTCCATTGGCTGGCGCGGCAATGGCACAATCTGGTCATCCGACGAGACCACCGGCGTACAGCGCGTCACGGGCTTGCCGGGCTACGGGGCGGGCGACACGCTGATGTTCGTGTTTGATCCCGCTGGCGCCCGCCTCTGGATTGGCAAGAACGGAATCTGGATCACGGATCCGATCAGCGATCCGCCGGTCTGGTCCGCAGGCGCGAGCCCTGCTTTCTATCCCCATGTTCAGGGCCGTGGTGCAGGCGACGGCGGCACCCTTCGCTCTCTACCCGCGCAGTTCAGCTATCCGACCCCACCCGGCGTGCCCCCATTGGGCATGCTCGATCCGGATCTGCGGATATTTCAAAGCCACGCGTTCCTCGAGATCGGCTGGGACCGGGGCCTCAGCGTCGCCGAGCTGGAGCTGTGGCGCGATCTGGGCGGGGCCACCAACCTCACACTGGGCGATGCCGCCCTCTATATCGAAATGGAAATACCATGA
- a CDS encoding IS3 family transposase, with translation MCGRLSAYQSAGFVAIGSASLDTAQGASRPADEERLTDDIIALTEEFGRYGYRMITGMLNNSGWHVNHKRVERIWRREGLKVPQKQPKKGRLWLNDGSCVRLRPERPNHVWSYDFVQDRTHDGRIFRTLNIIDEFTKEALVIRVKRKLNSVDVVDALTDLFILRGPPEYIRSDNGAEFIAKKVRAWIGAVGAKTAFIAPGSPWENGYCESFNARFRDELLNGEVFSSLREAQILIERWRRHYNTVRPHSALGYRPPAPKSIVPIDQRPTMH, from the coding sequence ATGTGCGGCAGACTCTCAGCTTATCAGAGCGCCGGGTTTGTCGCAATTGGGTCAGCATCGCTCGACACAGCGCAAGGTGCCTCTCGGCCTGCGGACGAAGAACGGCTGACCGATGACATCATCGCACTGACAGAAGAGTTCGGACGCTATGGATATCGCATGATTACCGGAATGCTGAACAACAGCGGCTGGCATGTAAATCACAAGCGCGTCGAACGGATCTGGCGGCGGGAGGGGCTGAAAGTCCCGCAAAAACAACCCAAGAAGGGTCGGCTCTGGCTGAACGATGGGTCGTGTGTTCGGCTGCGACCGGAGCGTCCGAACCATGTCTGGTCCTATGACTTCGTCCAGGATCGAACCCATGACGGGCGGATCTTCCGCACGCTCAACATCATCGACGAGTTCACGAAGGAGGCTCTGGTGATCCGTGTCAAACGCAAGCTCAATTCCGTCGACGTGGTCGACGCCTTGACTGACCTGTTCATCCTGCGCGGTCCGCCGGAATACATAAGGTCAGACAATGGCGCAGAATTCATCGCCAAGAAGGTGCGCGCCTGGATCGGCGCGGTGGGTGCCAAAACTGCCTTCATTGCGCCTGGATCGCCATGGGAAAACGGCTACTGCGAGAGCTTCAACGCCCGATTTCGGGACGAGTTGCTGAACGGCGAGGTCTTCTCATCGCTGCGCGAGGCCCAAATCCTGATCGAGCGATGGCGTCGCCATTACAACACCGTCAGACCACACAGCGCTCTGGGATACCGTCCACCAGCGCCCAAAAGCATCGTCCCAATAGACCAAAGGCCAACCATGCACTAA
- a CDS encoding DUF2793 domain-containing protein: MAERIMPGLGLRAFYDTGQRDWGTSVSEDLRTLSALVQARALSRGTALPASGNAGDIRIVPAGAPANAGAIAIWDATDGVPAWVYLTPQPDWEVWITDEARRVRFSGEAWVAIPRPGIVPIRILGGASHTLELIDTGSIIETTGSSPTTLIIPDGATTPFEIGTLININQVGAGVASVAAGPGVSLNGVTGGAVAIAAQWSGVALTKRGADAWVIQGALAGSVT; this comes from the coding sequence ATGGCAGAACGGATCATGCCCGGGCTGGGGCTGCGCGCCTTCTACGACACCGGCCAGCGCGACTGGGGCACCAGCGTCAGCGAAGACCTGCGCACGCTCTCCGCGCTGGTGCAGGCCCGCGCACTATCACGCGGCACCGCGCTGCCTGCGAGCGGCAACGCAGGCGATATCCGCATCGTACCCGCAGGCGCACCCGCCAACGCAGGTGCCATCGCCATCTGGGATGCGACCGATGGCGTCCCCGCATGGGTCTACCTCACCCCACAGCCGGACTGGGAGGTCTGGATTACGGATGAAGCCCGCCGGGTGCGTTTCAGCGGCGAAGCATGGGTGGCCATTCCGCGCCCGGGCATCGTGCCCATCCGCATTCTGGGCGGCGCGTCCCATACGCTGGAACTGATCGACACCGGCAGTATTATTGAGACCACCGGCAGCTCCCCCACAACCCTCATCATCCCCGATGGGGCGACAACCCCCTTTGAGATCGGGACGCTGATCAACATCAACCAGGTCGGTGCCGGAGTGGCGTCTGTGGCAGCCGGGCCGGGCGTATCTCTCAACGGCGTCACTGGTGGCGCGGTGGCGATCGCGGCGCAATGGTCAGGCGTCGCCCTGACCAAGCGCGGGGCGGACGCCTGGGTCATCCAGGGCGCACTGGCAGGATCCGTCACATGA
- a CDS encoding AAA family ATPase: MGQFSVTILAVAGSILSGNQQAWKHDGAPWTELSHSILFSGEPGTGKTVIARAIAASAGVPIVESSFGTWQSAGHLGDMLREMRNSFAEAIRQKPSVLFIDEVDAAGSRQGTDKHGANYRRQVINQFLSEIDQLQRAEGVILVGATNHPEALDPAILRRDRFDLHCNLGRPTQPQIRHMLTRAMPDAQEADLNTLARAYSGETPATIDATIRAAKSSARRMARPFTPQMLLSARPDAKPEHNRRIAIHECGHAVVATLLGAVPIRRGNVPTDVEVRYLKGGVALPEP, from the coding sequence ATGGGTCAATTCTCAGTGACAATTTTGGCGGTTGCCGGGTCAATTCTCAGTGGCAATCAACAGGCCTGGAAGCACGACGGCGCGCCCTGGACCGAACTGTCTCACTCGATCTTGTTTTCGGGTGAACCCGGCACCGGGAAGACCGTCATCGCACGCGCTATCGCGGCCTCGGCAGGCGTGCCCATCGTCGAGAGCTCGTTCGGGACCTGGCAAAGCGCGGGGCACCTGGGCGACATGCTGCGCGAGATGCGCAACAGCTTTGCCGAGGCCATCCGCCAAAAGCCATCCGTCCTGTTCATTGACGAAGTCGACGCTGCCGGTTCACGGCAAGGCACGGACAAGCATGGAGCCAATTATCGCAGACAGGTCATCAACCAGTTCCTTTCCGAGATCGATCAGCTTCAGCGTGCAGAAGGAGTCATTCTGGTCGGAGCAACCAACCACCCCGAAGCCCTCGACCCGGCGATCTTGAGGCGCGATCGATTTGACCTGCACTGCAACCTTGGCCGCCCAACACAGCCCCAGATCCGGCACATGCTGACCCGTGCAATGCCGGACGCCCAAGAAGCCGACCTCAACACGCTCGCCCGGGCGTACTCGGGCGAAACGCCTGCGACGATCGACGCGACCATCCGCGCAGCCAAGTCGAGCGCGCGGCGGATGGCGCGGCCGTTCACGCCTCAGATGTTGCTGTCAGCACGGCCGGATGCCAAACCCGAGCACAACCGCCGCATCGCAATCCATGAATGTGGCCATGCGGTCGTAGCCACTCTACTCGGTGCCGTTCCCATCCGTCGCGGGAATGTCCCGACCGATGTTGAAGTTCGTTATCTGAAGGGTGGCGTTGCTCTCCCTGAGCCGTAG
- a CDS encoding transposase: MAGKRDNPEEIVLKLRQVEVLQGQGRSIADAVRQIGVTQPTYYRWRKEYGGMSRDQLKRLKELETENTRLRRAVSDLTLDKVILTEAARGNF, from the coding sequence ATGGCAGGAAAGCGAGACAACCCCGAAGAGATCGTGCTGAAGCTGCGGCAGGTTGAAGTGCTGCAAGGGCAAGGACGTTCGATTGCTGATGCCGTTCGACAGATCGGCGTGACACAACCGACCTATTATCGATGGCGCAAAGAGTATGGTGGCATGAGTCGAGATCAGCTCAAACGGCTGAAGGAGCTGGAGACTGAGAATACCCGGCTTAGGCGTGCCGTGTCGGATCTGACGCTGGACAAGGTGATCCTGACCGAGGCTGCACGGGGAAACTTTTAA